A genomic window from Cloacibacillus evryensis DSM 19522 includes:
- a CDS encoding ABC transporter ATP-binding protein, whose protein sequence is MAEVKIEHVRKAYGPKVVYKDLNLTIKDGECFTLLGPSGCGKTVMLRMIAGFESPDAGTIKIGGVTQSSPAEKIMVPPDERSLGVVFQDYAVWPHMTVKENVIYPLKMQKVEKGEADRRTQEAINSVNLTGLEDRLPSQLSGGQQQRVALARALVAEPKIMLLDEPLTNLDANLREEMRFEIRALQKRTGVTVLYVTHDQEIALAISDRLAVLDQNGNVCQIGTPVDVFENPVNAFVFRFMGISNMIPVEVRDGKAYAKGSGELLAEDVKGGVPADPVLGCRPSDIDLIREPEAGMPTAVVKRVNLLGPIVDQRLDFAGMELRSQIETHRAVDNDLIFNEGDRVGIRLANQLIFDSRTMEGVIEDA, encoded by the coding sequence TTGGCTGAAGTAAAAATCGAACATGTGCGCAAGGCCTACGGCCCCAAAGTCGTCTACAAGGATCTCAACCTGACCATAAAGGACGGCGAGTGCTTCACGCTGCTCGGCCCCTCGGGATGCGGCAAGACGGTCATGCTCCGCATGATCGCCGGCTTTGAGTCGCCCGACGCGGGCACGATAAAGATCGGCGGCGTAACGCAGTCGTCGCCGGCGGAGAAGATAATGGTCCCGCCCGACGAGCGCTCGCTGGGCGTCGTCTTCCAGGACTATGCCGTATGGCCCCACATGACGGTCAAGGAAAATGTGATCTACCCGCTCAAGATGCAGAAGGTGGAGAAGGGCGAAGCCGATAGGAGGACTCAGGAGGCGATCAACAGCGTCAACCTCACGGGACTTGAAGACAGGCTCCCCTCACAGCTCTCCGGCGGACAGCAGCAGCGCGTCGCCCTCGCGAGGGCGCTTGTCGCCGAGCCGAAGATCATGCTCCTTGACGAACCGCTTACGAACCTTGACGCCAACCTGCGCGAGGAGATGCGTTTCGAGATCAGGGCCCTGCAAAAAAGGACCGGCGTCACCGTCCTCTACGTCACCCACGATCAGGAGATCGCGCTCGCCATCTCCGACCGCCTCGCGGTGCTTGACCAGAACGGCAACGTCTGCCAGATCGGCACGCCGGTGGACGTATTTGAGAATCCGGTCAACGCCTTTGTATTCCGTTTTATGGGAATATCGAATATGATCCCCGTCGAAGTGCGCGACGGCAAGGCCTACGCGAAGGGGAGCGGAGAGCTCCTCGCCGAAGATGTGAAGGGCGGCGTGCCCGCGGACCCCGTCCTTGGCTGCCGTCCCTCCGACATAGACCTCATACGTGAACCGGAGGCTGGGATGCCGACCGCCGTCGTAAAGCGGGTTAACCTGCTCGGACCGATCGTCGACCAGCGTCTTGATTTCGCGGGAATGGAGCTTCGTTCCCAGATCGAGACCCACAGGGCGGTAGACAACGATCTGATCTTCAACGAGGGAGACCGCGTGGGGATAAGGCTCGCCAACCAGCTCATCTTTGATTCAAGGACAATGGAAGGAGTGATAGAGGATGCCTAG
- a CDS encoding ABC transporter permease gives MPSAGAKKFGMAEIIFLLSVLILVVIVALPVVLIFWTSFIVDGHLNMQAVMNTIMQEETFQALKMSIMIAACVTVTCTFVGTLFAWLVTRTDLPFKETMKVLFTVPFMLPAFIGALAWKMLLSPRAGYINQLWMAITGTRHALFNIYGFWGIVIIETMYLFPFVFIQVSGALERMDPTLEESARISGAGLFTITRKITIPLIMPAVVAGALLVCLYSLSHFGTPAILGTEVGIYTIPTMIYELIHQSAGSFTAIRAATVLSVVLVLSAAVILYAQNKVIKSGRFQIIAGKSVRPTVLKLRGLRTPLFIFCCVYLLITVVMPTVTIFLVGFLNTYGLPLALENMSWENYRYVLFEWKLTKDAIWNSAYLSLSAAFVTMIAGGIISYVLVKLKVRGKWFLEFLGMLPFSLPGTVIALGVILTWSGRFGINIYNTAWIIFVAYIARYMAFSLKSNSAALEQVHDSLVEASRASGATPWQSLRDIVIPLIRPGMVAAFFLIFLPALRELTTSVLLYGPTTRTIGVAIYTLNEDGETVYACALAGVALLLIVGGEILIKRFFEKKRRADNGGA, from the coding sequence ATGCCTAGCGCCGGCGCTAAAAAGTTCGGAATGGCGGAAATCATATTCCTTCTCTCCGTCCTGATCCTTGTCGTAATAGTGGCCCTGCCGGTCGTCCTTATCTTCTGGACGTCATTCATCGTCGACGGCCACCTCAACATGCAGGCCGTCATGAACACCATCATGCAGGAGGAGACCTTCCAGGCCCTTAAAATGTCGATCATGATCGCGGCCTGCGTCACGGTCACCTGCACATTCGTCGGCACGCTCTTCGCCTGGCTCGTTACGAGGACCGACCTTCCCTTCAAGGAGACGATGAAGGTCCTCTTTACGGTTCCCTTCATGCTGCCCGCGTTCATCGGGGCGCTGGCGTGGAAGATGCTCCTCTCGCCGCGCGCGGGATACATCAATCAGCTCTGGATGGCGATCACGGGGACGCGGCACGCGCTCTTCAACATCTATGGGTTCTGGGGGATCGTCATCATCGAGACGATGTACCTCTTCCCCTTCGTTTTCATCCAGGTGAGCGGCGCGCTCGAACGCATGGACCCGACGCTTGAGGAGTCGGCGCGCATCTCAGGCGCGGGGCTCTTCACGATCACGCGGAAGATCACGATACCGCTGATCATGCCCGCCGTCGTCGCGGGGGCTCTGCTCGTCTGCCTGTACTCGCTCTCACACTTCGGAACGCCGGCCATCCTCGGCACCGAAGTCGGCATCTACACGATCCCGACGATGATCTACGAGCTCATCCACCAGAGCGCGGGCAGCTTCACCGCGATCCGCGCCGCGACGGTGCTTTCGGTCGTCCTCGTCCTCTCCGCCGCGGTGATACTCTACGCGCAGAACAAGGTCATCAAATCAGGACGCTTCCAGATAATCGCGGGAAAGAGCGTGCGCCCGACGGTCCTCAAACTTCGCGGGCTGCGCACGCCGCTATTCATATTCTGCTGCGTCTATCTGCTCATCACGGTCGTAATGCCGACGGTGACGATCTTCCTCGTCGGGTTCCTCAACACCTACGGCCTGCCGCTCGCGCTGGAGAATATGTCGTGGGAGAACTACCGTTACGTCCTCTTTGAGTGGAAGCTCACGAAGGACGCGATCTGGAACTCGGCCTACCTCTCGCTCTCCGCGGCCTTCGTGACGATGATCGCCGGCGGCATCATCTCCTACGTCCTCGTCAAGCTGAAGGTGCGCGGCAAGTGGTTCCTCGAATTCCTCGGGATGCTTCCCTTCTCGCTGCCGGGAACGGTCATCGCCCTCGGCGTCATCCTGACCTGGAGCGGACGCTTCGGCATCAATATCTATAACACCGCCTGGATAATCTTTGTCGCCTACATCGCGCGCTACATGGCCTTCTCGCTGAAGTCCAACAGCGCCGCGCTCGAACAGGTGCACGACTCGCTCGTCGAGGCGAGCCGCGCGAGCGGAGCCACGCCGTGGCAGTCGCTGCGCGACATCGTCATCCCGCTTATCCGCCCCGGCATGGTCGCGGCATTCTTCCTCATCTTCCTCCCCGCGCTCCGCGAGCTGACGACCTCCGTCCTGCTCTACGGCCCGACGACGAGGACGATAGGCGTCGCCATCTACACGCTCAATGAGGACGGCGAAACGGTCTACGCCTGCGCGCTGGCCGGCGTCGCGCTTCTCCTTATCGTCGGCGGCGAAATACTTATCAAGCGCTTCTTTGAAAAGAAACGCCGCGCCGATAACGGAGGTGCCTAA
- a CDS encoding bifunctional 5,10-methylenetetrahydrofolate dehydrogenase/5,10-methenyltetrahydrofolate cyclohydrolase — MTEILKGKPVVDSLNLHLKNRCDELRALGAAPTLAIIRVGENGDDIAYERGAAKCCEAAGVGVRKYHFAADVTQEEVVGLVRSINDDGSVHGVLILRPLPPHIDDRAVCRALAPEKDIDGITEYSMAGLYSDKRVGFAPCTAEACIDMLDHYGVGIEGKRAVVVGRSFVVGKPVAMMLLRRNATVSICHTKTKGLAQICREADILVVAAGRAKLIGGDHLGEGQVIVDVGINFDEEGNLCGDVDGAAADGRAAAITPVPGGIGRVTTAVLAKHVVEACQMSLTGKR, encoded by the coding sequence ATGACAGAGATCCTTAAAGGAAAGCCCGTTGTAGATTCCTTGAACCTTCACCTGAAAAACAGATGCGACGAACTGCGCGCCCTGGGCGCCGCGCCGACGCTCGCGATAATCAGAGTGGGGGAAAACGGCGATGATATCGCCTACGAGCGCGGCGCCGCTAAATGCTGCGAAGCCGCCGGCGTCGGCGTGCGTAAATACCACTTCGCTGCGGATGTCACTCAGGAGGAGGTCGTCGGGCTGGTGCGTTCGATAAACGACGATGGGAGCGTCCACGGAGTGCTCATCCTGCGCCCGCTGCCCCCACATATTGACGACCGCGCCGTCTGCCGCGCGCTGGCGCCGGAAAAGGATATCGACGGCATCACGGAATACTCGATGGCCGGCCTTTATTCCGACAAACGGGTAGGCTTTGCCCCGTGCACCGCCGAGGCCTGCATTGACATGCTCGATCACTACGGCGTCGGCATCGAGGGAAAACGCGCCGTCGTCGTTGGACGCAGCTTCGTCGTCGGCAAGCCTGTGGCGATGATGCTTTTGCGCCGCAACGCCACCGTATCGATCTGCCACACGAAGACGAAGGGGCTCGCGCAGATATGCCGCGAGGCTGATATCCTCGTGGTTGCCGCGGGCCGGGCGAAGCTGATCGGCGGGGATCATCTGGGAGAGGGACAGGTGATCGTCGACGTCGGTATAAATTTTGACGAAGAGGGAAACCTTTGCGGCGATGTGGACGGCGCGGCGGCGGACGGACGCGCGGCCGCCATCACGCCGGTGCCGGGCGGCATCGGGCGCGTTACAACGGCGGTGCTGGCCAAGCACGTCGTCGAAGCCTGTCAGATGAGCCTGACGGGGAAGCGCTGA
- a CDS encoding bifunctional diguanylate cyclase/phosphodiesterase codes for MLVKYRNFSQYKTTIIFLSCAFVFFLALSGMMIHNAVELRRSINDLTETYLSDVADEASRSVNNRLAEIFGSMRIIASSIPHLKEAERGPFLAEKAEISDFINMGIVGDDGIVHFIYGESYNIKNNPLFTSSLDKDFRAGTEGKDIFYIAPIPGGDRDSRALVAVKTKRDMQELIAGNFFGGEGSTTILNQKGALIVPPLKKKHSELIRKSNYQGTEDWAVRMLDDLGKNRQGRFILPTVSGRGIYIDYRPLAINGWFLAIAVPTDIIASHAEIFIARTFHGTFILIPILFLLTAAVIGIQNRCRIMVENVSFYDPVTDGVSNACFLVRARKILNKAPRGSFAVASVNLRNMGLINEYEGRMYGDGLLRKVYDILNAEAAKAGEMAARGNAATFYMLMENMAAEKLLKRLKGIADKIEKLGDSMGPIRVDVGIFLPSDEPMTAEEAEVCADTARKSAERSYLSTFTFYDEEFKHKQHEAVCMLNDIERAIEEKKLTIYLQPKVCTRTGRVAGAEALVRWKHPKLGFVSPSVFIPLCEKNGIIARLDLMVFREVCEVLSGWKEAGMPLLPISVNLSRQHLKNPSFFADYKKTADAAGIDPKFIEFELTESLMLEGNDFKNARQVLSEIHKAGFTCSLDDFGSGYSSFGLLKDLHIDCLKLDGIFFVNRFETPETKAVIESIVSLAKRLNIRTVAEGVEYKEQADFLRSVGCDLIQGFYYYRAVPVKEFERIILEDRNKSAGGK; via the coding sequence ATGTTAGTCAAATACAGGAATTTTTCCCAATATAAAACCACTATTATTTTTTTATCGTGCGCCTTCGTCTTTTTTCTGGCGCTTTCAGGCATGATGATCCACAACGCCGTCGAGCTCAGGCGGTCCATAAACGACCTTACGGAAACTTACTTGAGCGACGTGGCCGACGAGGCGTCGCGCTCCGTCAATAACAGGCTCGCGGAGATATTCGGCTCCATGCGCATCATCGCAAGCTCGATCCCGCACCTGAAGGAGGCTGAAAGAGGGCCGTTCCTCGCGGAAAAGGCCGAAATTTCCGATTTCATCAATATGGGGATCGTCGGAGACGACGGCATCGTCCATTTTATATATGGAGAGTCCTATAATATAAAAAACAACCCGCTTTTTACCTCGTCGCTGGATAAAGATTTTCGTGCCGGGACGGAGGGGAAAGATATTTTTTATATAGCGCCTATCCCCGGCGGCGACCGCGACAGCCGCGCGCTTGTCGCGGTGAAGACAAAGAGGGATATGCAGGAGCTTATTGCCGGAAATTTTTTCGGCGGAGAGGGCAGCACCACCATACTCAACCAGAAAGGCGCCCTGATCGTTCCGCCGCTAAAAAAGAAGCATTCGGAGCTCATAAGAAAATCAAATTATCAGGGGACCGAAGACTGGGCCGTAAGGATGCTTGACGATCTCGGCAAAAACAGGCAGGGGCGCTTCATCCTGCCGACCGTCAGCGGCAGGGGGATCTACATAGATTACAGGCCGCTCGCGATAAACGGATGGTTTCTCGCCATCGCCGTACCTACGGATATCATCGCCTCACACGCCGAAATATTCATCGCGCGCACGTTCCACGGGACATTTATCCTGATACCGATCCTCTTCTTGCTGACGGCCGCCGTCATCGGTATCCAGAACCGCTGCCGCATAATGGTGGAGAACGTTTCCTTCTACGATCCGGTGACGGACGGCGTCAGCAACGCCTGCTTCCTGGTCAGGGCGCGGAAAATCCTTAATAAAGCCCCGCGCGGCAGCTTCGCCGTCGCCTCCGTGAATCTCAGGAATATGGGGCTCATCAACGAATACGAGGGCAGGATGTACGGAGACGGGCTCCTGCGCAAGGTCTATGACATTCTCAACGCCGAGGCCGCCAAAGCCGGTGAGATGGCCGCGCGCGGCAATGCGGCGACTTTTTATATGCTCATGGAAAACATGGCGGCGGAAAAGCTCCTGAAACGCCTCAAAGGGATCGCCGATAAGATCGAGAAGCTGGGCGACAGTATGGGGCCGATACGCGTCGACGTCGGCATTTTTCTCCCCTCTGACGAACCCATGACCGCGGAAGAGGCCGAAGTCTGCGCCGATACGGCGCGCAAGAGCGCCGAGCGCTCCTATCTCAGCACCTTCACCTTTTATGACGAGGAATTCAAACATAAACAGCATGAAGCGGTCTGCATGCTTAACGACATCGAAAGGGCGATCGAAGAGAAAAAGCTGACCATTTACCTGCAGCCGAAGGTCTGTACGCGAACGGGAAGGGTCGCCGGCGCGGAGGCCCTGGTCCGCTGGAAACATCCCAAGCTCGGCTTTGTCAGCCCCTCGGTCTTTATACCGCTTTGTGAAAAGAACGGCATCATCGCCCGCCTCGACCTTATGGTATTCAGGGAGGTCTGCGAGGTGCTGTCCGGCTGGAAAGAGGCCGGCATGCCGCTGCTGCCGATATCGGTAAACCTCTCGCGCCAGCACCTGAAGAACCCCTCGTTCTTCGCGGACTACAAGAAGACCGCGGACGCGGCGGGCATCGATCCGAAGTTCATAGAATTTGAGCTGACCGAATCGCTGATGCTGGAGGGCAACGACTTCAAAAACGCGCGCCAGGTCCTCTCGGAGATACATAAGGCCGGCTTCACCTGTTCACTGGACGATTTCGGCTCCGGCTACTCGTCCTTCGGGCTGCTGAAAGACCTCCATATAGACTGCCTCAAGCTGGACGGGATCTTTTTCGTCAACCGTTTTGAAACGCCGGAGACAAAGGCCGTCATCGAGAGCATCGTCTCCCTCGCAAAGAGACTTAACATACGGACTGTGGCCGAGGGCGTGGAATATAAGGAGCAGGCCGATTTCCTGCGTTCGGTCGGCTGCGACCTGATACAGGGCTTTTACTATTACCGGGCGGTGCCGGTAAAAGAATTTGAGCGCATCATCCTTGAGGACAGGAATAAAAGCGCGGGCGGAAAATAA
- a CDS encoding ABC transporter substrate-binding protein, translating into MKKVFAAALLVSMIFVSSAAMAAEKLTVYTSMKDSLIGALKDEFLKKNPGIEFDAYVAGAGKLMAKIAAEREAGKLVVDVLWHSEVPDFYQLKKEGVLQPYKSANLKYVESPVKEPDGYFTPARNGTLGIVYNTRFIKTAPKTWKDVLGKDYKDAFGIADPALSGTAYGSVAALEKLYGWKYFEDIQKNGGILGKGSGQVIDDTAMGDLVACIGVDYITMAKIKKGATLAMAYPKETIVLPSPVAIIKGTKNLSAAQKFVDFLLSKEGQQIIADNYTLPVRADVVMPKDSPLPKPHDAVVNAIKLDFQNMSSAKEGTIKKFKDTMRPGK; encoded by the coding sequence GTGAAAAAAGTTTTTGCAGCGGCGCTTCTGGTCTCTATGATTTTTGTTTCAAGCGCGGCGATGGCGGCGGAAAAGCTCACCGTCTACACATCGATGAAGGATTCTCTTATCGGAGCGCTGAAAGATGAGTTCCTCAAAAAGAATCCCGGCATAGAGTTCGACGCCTATGTAGCGGGCGCGGGCAAGCTGATGGCGAAGATCGCCGCCGAACGCGAAGCCGGCAAGCTCGTCGTCGACGTGCTCTGGCACAGCGAAGTTCCCGATTTTTACCAGCTCAAGAAGGAGGGCGTGCTCCAGCCCTACAAGTCGGCCAACCTTAAGTATGTCGAAAGCCCCGTCAAAGAGCCCGACGGCTACTTCACCCCCGCCCGCAACGGGACGCTCGGCATAGTCTACAACACCCGCTTCATCAAGACGGCCCCCAAGACATGGAAGGACGTACTCGGCAAGGACTATAAAGACGCCTTCGGCATCGCCGACCCCGCCCTCTCCGGCACCGCCTACGGCAGCGTGGCAGCGCTTGAGAAGCTCTATGGCTGGAAATACTTTGAAGATATCCAGAAGAACGGCGGCATCCTCGGCAAGGGTTCCGGCCAGGTCATAGACGACACGGCGATGGGCGACCTTGTCGCCTGCATCGGCGTCGACTACATCACGATGGCGAAGATAAAGAAGGGCGCCACGCTCGCGATGGCCTACCCGAAAGAGACGATCGTCCTCCCCAGCCCCGTGGCGATCATCAAGGGAACGAAGAATCTCTCCGCCGCGCAGAAATTTGTCGACTTCCTCCTTTCAAAGGAAGGCCAGCAGATCATCGCCGACAACTATACGCTGCCTGTAAGAGCGGACGTTGTGATGCCCAAGGACAGCCCGCTGCCGAAGCCGCATGACGCGGTCGTCAACGCTATCAAGCTTGACTTCCAGAACATGAGCTCCGCGAAGGAAGGCACGATAAAGAAATTCAAGGATACTATGCGCCCCGGCAAATAA
- a CDS encoding SulP family inorganic anion transporter, which translates to MFENYVRILRSEFRGYNADRLAKDFSAGMTVAAVALPLALAFGVGSGADAAAGLITAIIGGIVMSLFSGASFQISGPTGAMSAVLAIVVARYGIDGLFTVSFMAGVILLLLGIFKLGKFIFLIPAPVITGFTSGIAVIIALGQIDNMFGTVSRGETALERLISYHSLGFDINCAALFVALAVIVIMAAWPKRLAEKVPSSLAAIAIATLLSLLCGFDVATVGDIPRSLVSEARLSLSGIDFFRLPSMLSPAITIAALGMIESLLCGASGQQMTGGRFDANQELISQGIGNMLIPLLGGVPATAAIARTSVAIKSGCQTRLTGIFHGVGLLASMFFLSPVMSALPLSALAGVLMMTAWRMNEWHAIKKIFSSGFKSAMLQFLITMVCTVVFDLTVAIVIGIEFAMLVFILKAAELNIYFSKILNSKLRGRDDDVEAMHGEAYIAYVTGVVFFSNDDKLVRSFRDLPKCDKVIISLRGVPLIDFVGATTLIDIIRERLLAGTSVLICGVHPKVMQTLDRCNIYDVLDREHFSASVDTALFGEN; encoded by the coding sequence ATGTTTGAGAATTACGTCAGGATACTTAGAAGTGAATTCCGCGGCTACAACGCCGACAGACTGGCTAAGGACTTCAGCGCGGGGATGACGGTCGCCGCCGTCGCGCTGCCGCTGGCGCTCGCCTTCGGCGTGGGCAGCGGCGCCGACGCCGCCGCGGGGCTCATTACGGCGATCATCGGCGGGATAGTGATGAGCCTCTTCTCGGGAGCCTCCTTCCAGATATCGGGTCCGACCGGAGCGATGTCGGCGGTGCTGGCCATCGTCGTCGCGCGCTACGGCATCGACGGCCTCTTTACCGTCAGCTTTATGGCCGGCGTCATTCTCTTGCTGCTTGGTATTTTCAAACTGGGAAAGTTCATCTTCCTGATCCCGGCTCCGGTGATCACGGGCTTCACCTCGGGGATCGCGGTGATAATCGCTCTGGGACAGATAGACAACATGTTCGGCACGGTATCGAGGGGAGAGACGGCGCTGGAGCGTCTCATCTCCTATCATTCGCTTGGCTTCGACATAAACTGCGCCGCGCTCTTCGTCGCCTTGGCGGTCATCGTCATCATGGCCGCATGGCCGAAGCGCCTTGCGGAGAAGGTGCCATCCTCGCTTGCCGCGATCGCGATCGCGACGCTCCTCAGCCTTTTATGCGGCTTTGACGTCGCCACCGTGGGCGATATCCCGCGCTCGCTCGTCTCCGAGGCGCGCCTTTCGCTTTCGGGGATAGATTTTTTCCGTCTTCCCTCGATGCTGTCGCCGGCGATCACGATCGCAGCGCTCGGCATGATCGAGAGCCTGCTCTGCGGCGCGAGCGGCCAGCAGATGACGGGCGGCAGGTTCGACGCCAACCAGGAGCTGATATCGCAGGGGATCGGCAACATGCTGATCCCGCTTCTAGGCGGCGTTCCCGCGACGGCGGCGATCGCGCGCACGAGCGTCGCGATAAAATCCGGCTGCCAGACGAGGCTCACCGGCATATTCCACGGGGTCGGACTGCTTGCCTCGATGTTCTTCCTCAGTCCCGTGATGTCGGCGCTGCCGCTCTCCGCGCTCGCCGGGGTGCTGATGATGACGGCCTGGCGCATGAACGAGTGGCACGCGATAAAGAAGATATTCTCCAGCGGCTTCAAGAGCGCGATGCTGCAATTCCTCATCACGATGGTCTGTACGGTGGTATTCGACCTTACGGTGGCGATCGTGATCGGGATAGAGTTCGCGATGCTTGTCTTTATCCTTAAAGCGGCGGAGCTCAACATATACTTCTCGAAGATACTCAACAGCAAGCTGCGCGGGCGCGACGACGACGTCGAGGCGATGCACGGCGAGGCCTACATCGCCTACGTAACCGGAGTCGTCTTCTTTTCCAACGACGACAAGCTCGTCAGGAGCTTCCGCGATCTGCCGAAGTGCGACAAGGTGATAATATCGCTGCGCGGCGTTCCGCTGATAGATTTCGTCGGCGCCACCACTCTCATAGATATAATAAGGGAACGCCTCCTCGCCGGGACCAGCGTGCTCATCTGCGGCGTCCATCCGAAGGTGATGCAGACGCTCGACCGCTGCAACATCTACGACGTCCTTGACAGGGAACACTTCAGCGCGAGCGTGGATACGGCGCTGTTTGGAGAAAATTAG
- a CDS encoding ABC transporter ATP-binding protein, with amino-acid sequence MAYVELRDVTKLFGTVRAVDKLNLSIEKGECFSFLGPSGCGKTTTLRMVAGFEDLDEGEIEVGGKLISSKAKNFYVPPEHRGFGMVFQAFAVWPHMTVYDNVAFPLKIKNLSRSEIESRTKQALENTNLTKQARLYPNDLSGGEKQRIALARALSINPGLLLLDEPLSNLDPHLREEMRFEIKDLQRKYDFSIIFVTHDQSEAMALSNRIMVMRDGQTMQIDSPLNIYAKPKNQFVFSFIGLSNFIKVKLDGGRAVIESAPEAGALKSEVPAEFASAAKATLACRPSEVDFVAEGEGVKGVIARMAYLGETVDYIVRIGSQEVRVQKGRREPRFEVGEACSVVFPRVVWYE; translated from the coding sequence ATGGCATATGTAGAACTCAGAGACGTAACGAAACTTTTCGGAACGGTACGCGCCGTCGATAAGCTGAACCTGTCGATAGAAAAGGGCGAATGCTTCTCATTCCTCGGCCCCTCCGGCTGCGGCAAGACTACGACGCTGCGCATGGTCGCGGGCTTCGAGGACCTTGACGAGGGAGAGATCGAGGTCGGCGGCAAACTGATATCCTCGAAGGCGAAGAACTTTTACGTTCCGCCCGAACACCGCGGCTTCGGCATGGTCTTCCAGGCCTTCGCCGTCTGGCCGCATATGACGGTCTATGACAACGTCGCCTTTCCGCTGAAGATAAAGAACCTCTCTCGTTCGGAGATAGAGTCGCGCACAAAGCAGGCGCTTGAAAACACGAACCTGACCAAACAGGCCCGGCTCTATCCGAACGACCTCTCCGGCGGCGAAAAACAGCGCATCGCGCTTGCGCGCGCGCTGTCGATCAACCCCGGGCTGCTGCTGCTTGACGAGCCGCTTTCAAACCTCGACCCGCACCTCCGCGAGGAGATGCGCTTTGAGATAAAGGACCTCCAGCGCAAATATGACTTCTCGATCATATTTGTAACGCACGACCAGTCAGAGGCGATGGCGCTCTCAAACCGCATCATGGTCATGAGAGACGGCCAGACGATGCAGATAGACTCGCCGCTCAACATCTACGCGAAGCCGAAGAACCAGTTCGTCTTCAGCTTCATCGGCCTTTCCAACTTCATCAAGGTGAAGCTGGACGGCGGGCGCGCCGTCATAGAAAGCGCTCCCGAAGCCGGCGCGCTGAAGAGCGAGGTCCCCGCAGAATTTGCCTCGGCGGCGAAGGCGACGCTTGCCTGCCGTCCCTCTGAGGTCGATTTCGTAGCCGAAGGCGAGGGCGTCAAGGGCGTCATCGCCCGTATGGCGTACCTTGGCGAGACGGTCGATTACATCGTCAGGATCGGTTCGCAGGAGGTGCGCGTGCAGAAGGGCCGCCGCGAGCCGCGCTTCGAGGTGGGAGAGGCCTGTTCCGTGGTATTCCCGCGCGTGGTCTGGTACGAATAG